The genomic interval TATCCATAATTTTTAATAACTCTTAAATTAAGACTCCAAACatatgaattgatatttaaaatGCTGTTTGGATGCCTCTCATCTAATTGTGAACTAGGGTGTCTGTCATCATAACTAGACTCTGACTTAAACTTATCACAAACATTATCTACACCCACTTAAACCTACTAGAACTCTAACATAAACTAAACTCTAACTTAAGTTTAAtctagcaataaaaagaaaatctcgggcctgacctgtggtggcgcagtggataaagcgtcgacctggaaatgctgaggtcgccggttcgaaaccctgggcttgcctggtcaaggcacatatgggagttgatgcttcctgctcctccccctcttctctctctctctctctctctctctcctttctaaaatgaataaataaaataaaaataaaaaattaaaaaaaaaaaaaaaagaaaatctcaactCCAATCCTAATTAGTCCCACACTCTAACATAACCCTAAAATTGTTCTGATAATAGCTCAAGTTTATCTAAACTCTGACCCTGAAATTTATCCCAAATCTACTACTAATTAAAATTAGCCCAAATCCTAAAATTGACATAATTTTGATCCAATACTAAATTTCcctgttgcttttgtttttttaattttaatttttattgattttagtgagagaaaaagggagagagagagagagagacaggaacattgatctgttcctgtctgtgccctgactggggatcgagctGGTTCCCAGTTGCTTTTAAATTCTAAACCTAGTCCTGGTCCTGCCCTAACCCCAACCCTAGTCGGAGCCATAACCTGAGCCTTAACTCTAACCCTATTCTAACTAGAACTCGAATTCTTTCCTGACCTCTATCACAGGCGTGAACTAGTCTAACCTTGGCCAAATCCCAATCCAGCTGTGGGGATTTTAGGCTGAGCTTGTGTATGTTTTGCCACCCTGCAGCCATTTCCCTGAGAGATGCTACACAGAGGCTCACAGGGAGGGACATTCGTCTTGGCAGAGTTGGCCCCACTCTTTGACATGAGTGGGGTCTGGAGATGCTTTCTCGAGGTCCAAGAGTGCAGGAGAAGACTCACGCATCACAAAGAGCCTTCAAAGGGCAAGAATCACTTGCAGCCAACCCAGCTCTTGCTGGTATTTCTTGGAATCAGCCTTTTACAAATAGAGCAGCAAATAAACCTAGATTACTGCACCGGTAACATCTTGGaggtttcattttattattttttttaaactctttattttttaaaaagttgatttgagagaaagaagaagggagagagaaagagaaacatcgatttgctgttccacttatgcattcattggttaattcttgtacaTGCCCCAACTAGGGATCGACCCATAACCTTGATGTATCGGAACTGCACTCCAACCCACTGAGATACCTGGCCAATGAATTTGGGAGCTTTTGAAAACTGAGGCACCTGAGGCAGCTCGGTAGCAGCATTAACATGAACTTGGTTCTGGCTCTAGTTCTAGCCCTAGATGACCCCCAGGTTCCTGCCTCCTTCCTGTGAACTTCCTTTCCACCCCCTTTTCAGTCCCTCAAATAACGACAAGCCACACCCGTCAGAGGAACACCCACTTTTAACCAGAGAGACAAGGGGAACAGTGAGTCCTAACACAGGCTCCTCAGGCCTGTCACTGGGGCCCTGGCCCGGGACAGCAGAACCGGCTCCAGGTCCTTCCGAGGGCCTCCTTGACCTCCCTGTTGCGGAGGCTGTAAATGAGCGGGTTGAGAGCTGGGATGACAAGCGTGTAGAACACAGATGCCATCTTGTCAGTGTCCAGGGCATAGCTGGAGCTGGGACGCAGGTACATGAAGATGAGCGTCCCGTAAAGCACGGCCACCACGGTCAGGTGGGAGCCGCAGGTGGACGCGGCCCGCCGGCGGCCCTCGGCCGAGCGCATGCGGACCACAGCCCCCGCGATGAAACCGTATGACACGGCGATGGCCAGCACCGTGGCTGTCTGGATGAAGCCGCAGACGGCGAAGAGCAGGAGCTCGTTGAGGCTGGTGTCGTCGCAGGAgatggccagcaggggagggatATCGCAGAAGAAGCTGTTGACCTCCCGGGAGTGGCAGAAGCTCAGGCGGAAGGTGAAGGTCGTGTGGACGAAAGCGCTCAGGGCGCCCCCCAGGCCTGATGCTCCCAGCAAGGTCAGGCGGAGTCGCTGCGACATGGTTGTGGCGTACTGAAGAGGGTGTCCGATGGCCACGTAGCGGTCATAGGCCATGGCCGCCAACAGGCAACACTCGGCGTCGGCCAGCCCGGCAAACACAAACATCTGGAGGGCGCAGGCTGCGTAAGAGATGGTGGCGCGGGGCAGCAGCAGGTCCACTAGCATCTTGGGGCCGATGGCCGAGGAGTAGCAGGTGTCCAGCAGGGAGAGGCTGgccaggaagaagtacatgggagTGTGGAGCCGGGCGTCCACGCGGATCAGCAGGACCATGCCCCCATTTCCCAGCAGGCTCACCAAGTAGACGGGCAGGAGGATCAGGAAGAGGATCAGGCGCAGGTCCCGGCGATCCGTGATGCCCAGGAGGATGAATTCAGCAGGGACCACCCTCGCCCACGTGGCGTTCTCTGGAGTCATCCTGCTGGACAGAGACTGAGGAGAGGcaaaagcaagagggagaggagagagaggccatgGTCATCTCGGAGGACTTGTACTTTGTTTCTGAAATCAGCTACACTTGGGTTTCAGGCATTTAACGGAGACAaaattgctgtgtgaccttggactagCCATAGAACCTCTTGAAACCTTTGTTTCCGACTCTGAGACGTCACACAATTTAACCTTCATTAAGCGCAGGAGTCTTGTCTGATTCACTTTGGTATTCACAGTGCTGAGAACATTGCCtcgcacatagtaggtgctcaatgaatatttgttaaattaaggtgaccaatcgtcctcctttagggaggacagtccttcttttgtaagttccgtcctcccttgaaaagtgccctcctacatgttctcctttttgatattggaagactaatctgtaaatatccatattcaatcgatgcagagtggatccattgtgtgtgatgtgatgtgtTTGTATCTAAATTAGTACttcttttttacaattattttttttaatttttattttatttattcattttagagaggagagagagacagagagagagagagagataggggggaggagctggaagcatcaactcccatatgtgccttgaccaggcaagcccaggtcaacgctttatccactgcgccaccacaggtcaggcctacaattattattaaaaatcaataggcatgtaagcatagttacaatataaaatattacaagtctttttattatgcatttatcatattatagtgtattattgttgcaatgaataaaatgtttcttttatttatgatattgttttcttcagtttatttttgtcctccttttcattgtaaaaaagttggtcaccttagttaagtgaatgaataatgaatgggATGATAGTGTCTGGCCAAGGATTGAAAACTCCATGACTCTATATGCATTCTCCCCTCCAATTTCCCcaggaagaaaagagacaatGGAATAAACAGAAAGAGCCCCCCCCTGCTCTAAAAGGTCACTCCCACGGGGCTTGATCTTTGCTGGGGGGTTTTCTTTCCTGGAGTAAGACCAGGGAAAGGAGAAGGCATCAGTGTCTGCTGTCTATGGGAGACAGCAAGGAGTGGGAAGAACAGAAGGTTTGACTGTCTTCCTGGGCTGGACtctttacttctctgagcctcgagcctcagttttctcatttgtgttaGGAGGAGATAAAAACTGCAAGGGTTCAATGAGATAATGCACGAAAAACATCTCACCCTGGGCCTGCGATAGCTGGCCTTTAACAaaggtgatgggcatacaacacagtCAATGTTTCACATGCTATTAACATATTTACCTGAAACGTATGTAGTACTcatattgatcaatatcaccccattgaatttaatttctaaataaaaaaagtaggataaaactataaaaacaaacaaacaaacaaacaaacaaaaaacaacaaaggtcCAGTGAATTGAACTGAATTGAATTGAGCTAGATATCTTGCCTCAATGGTGGAAGAAAGCAACTTTAAGGCAATCAAAAGTAGTGTAACTTCCAGAAAATGTAATGTTGCCTCGCACTCCTGTGCTTTCACAcgtgttccctctgcctagaacccATTTCCTCTTTTTGTGTTTGACAGACACTGCGTCCGAGGTAACGCTGTCCCTGATGCACTCAAAGGAAACCCAGCTTCTGCCTGGTGTGTGTCCTGCTGCCCTTGCCCCCCGTCAGCCTTCATCACTTACTTGCACGTATTTTTTTTATGTCCACTTCTCCAGTGGGCTCTGACCTCTTTGATTCAATATCCATTCAGCAAACATGTACTGTGTGCTAAGAAGGGCCCAGCGATTTCTTTTTTGCACCTCCAGGGTCTGGTATATAACCAGGGCTCAATGACTACTAGTTGAATGTATGAAACAGTGAAAAGAGTATGAGCCTTAGCAGCAGACAGACTTGGTGTTGAGCCAGGGTTCCGTCACTTTCTGGCGTGCAGCTTCAGGCAAGTCACTGCACATCTCTCTGCCTGTTTTCTGCACTGTCCGGTGGGAAGTACATGggctggggcaaaagtaggtttacacttgtgAGGACGCAaaacaagagtttattcttgtattgttatttatcaattattgtaATATCTTTCAtatgaacagctgtaaacctacttgtgcCCCACCCTGTACTAGTACCTGTGTCAGAGGGTCCTGAGAGGCAATAGTATTGCAGCCCAGGGCCTGGAGCTGAGTATATGTTCTTTCCTGTTCTTTTATGAGAAGTTTAGATGTTTGGGACCTGCCATGCCTGGTGGGGATGATGAAGGTCTTCCTACAAAGCACAGCTGGGAGGAAAAAACTTGACAGTACCACATGTTGGTGAGGTTGTGCTGGTGGAAATGTCGATTGGGACATTTGGAGGACAATTTGGTAGTTACTACCCCCAGCTGTGCCTACCCTAGAGTCTCAGTCTGCCTGGGCTGCTAGAACAGAGCATCAGAggctgggtggtttaaacaacagacatgGATTTCtagcagttctggaggctgggaaatctGAGATCAGCATTCTAGCATGGTTGGGTTCAGGTGAAggccctctttctgactctttttataagaacactTATCCCATCATGAGGACCTCACCCTCATGACCTTATGACAACCCAATTACCTCCCAAAGACACACTTCTAAATACTATCACACTGGGGCTTAGGGATTCAACATAggatggggggtgggtgggtggggggtggggtggcgggCAGAAACTTTTAGTTCATAATATTtagtaattccacttctaggtgttAACTTTTGAAAACTCATATATGGCCTGACGTATGGTGGCACAATGgctaaaatgtcgacctggaacactgaggtcgctggtttgaaaccctgggcttgcctggtcaaggcacatatgggagttgatgcttcctgctcttcccccttctctctctctttctgtatttctctgtctctctctctttcctccctaaaatgaataataataataataaaaactcttaCACATGTGCACAAGGAGACATACACAAGGGTGCATGCACTCCTGGTCTGTTTGTACTTGCCAACCATTAGCTAAACCTAAATGTTTTTAAAGGCTCGTGGGAGTTAAATAGGAATGGATTCAACTTATATGTATGAATATGGATAAAACatattgaaaaacataatttgcaGGAAAAATACACAGATTAATGAAAAAGCACAAAACAATAATATGttttttatgtatatgtatgtacaaCATATAGCTGGTTGTTCCAACCAAAGATAGGGTCCCCACTCACTGCAGGGCCCCAGGCATCTCAGAGGGTCTCGTCCTCTTTGTGCCTCCCCATACCCAGAAGTGATCCTTCTTGCCTTTTCAGACACAGCTCAGGGGTCATTTTTTCCAGAAAGCTTTATCTGAACACCCACCCAACCCATAGCCTTTCGGGCGGAGCCCCGCTCACTGGGCTCTGTATTATAGCCTTACTCCTTTGTTTTATAGCCTTACtcctttgttttataattttctaagtgtctgtctctcacttaatcgAGGATTTGGGTCCATGCCTAATTCTTTCTTCTATCCTTAGGGATACAACATTTTAGGGCTCCTGGTGAAGTCAGCCTCGAGGTGAAACCTGTGGCATTCCAGCTCCACCCCACTTCCTGTTCTCCGCGAATGAATTCACCTGGCAGGCCAGAATTCTGCATCTAGAACCCAGTTGGTGGCAAACCCCTGTGTGCTTCTGTTTGTCCACATGGGAAGCAAACATTACTCACCTTcacaaagtgagaagtggagctGCTGCGAGTGCCTCTCCatttctctatctgtaaaatgggaacaatgagACTTCAGGGCTTTTAAGTTGCTTCAAAAAActggggcagcctgaccaggtggtggcacagtggatagagcatcggactgggatgctgaggacccaggttcgagaccttgaggtcgccagcttgagtgcgggcgggttcatctggtttgagcaaaagctcaccaacttggacccaaggtcgctggcttgagcaaggggttactcagtctgctgaaggcccgcgggcaaggcacatatgagaaagcaatcagtgaacaactaaggtgtcgcaatgcgcaatgaaaaactaatgattgatgcttctcatctctccgttcctgtctgtctgtccctgtctatcccgctctctgactctgtctctgtaaaaaaaaaccccacaaaaaacccaaaaaaataaaaaaaaaacccaaaatacaaAACTGGGGCACAAGGATTCCCAAGTTTCAGTTAAGTAGCTGTTAttgagtgtgtgaatgtgtgtgtgtgtgcagaaaaCAGAGTTAATTCTCCATTAATTTCTCTGTTTCCTTATTGCCCATGAGGAGTCATCCTGATATTCTAGGGTATCTTTCCCTgaaggtaagaaaactgagttcCAAAGAAAGAAGGAGACTTGTCCCAAGATATACAGCTCTGAAGGGACAGAGCTCGGGCTTGAGCTCAGATTTGGCTCCAAATCGAATTCCCTTTGTCTTTAAGCAAAGACCCTATTTAGATCTCTTAACAGAAACCAAGCTTGTTGTTGCTGCTGTCTTGCCTCAGTCCTCTCATCTTTAGATTGAGAGAGATGGACCAGATCAGTGATTGGCAGCCTACTCTGTAAAATTCTGTCATTAGAATTACCTGTGGagctttgtaaaaaaataaataaaataaatatatatatataaatatatatatatatatatatatatatatatatatatatatatatatatatatataaatatattcatgcaCAGGGGCCAGAAATTCTTATTCTGTTGATTTACAGCAGAGCTCAGAAATCTGTACTTAAAAAAAGATCTCAAGTGATTCTGCTAGGCCGTttgatttgagaccctgagcagCAGTTTCTCAGTTTTCAGTGTGCGCAGGGATTACCTAGGGCTCTCGTTAAATGCAGATTCTATCTCAGAAGGACTGGCGCAGGGCCCGAGAGTTTCCATCTCTAACAAACTCCCAGGCGATGGCGATGCTGCCGGTTTGGGCACCACGGTTTGAGTCGTAAGACCCTAGGTCATATGGGACAGTGTTTCCAGCTATGACGTCTTAGGATTCTAGTTTCCTGGAGGGTTTTATAGCCTTTTCCTGCTAGGTCCTTTCTCTCTGCTGAAATCCTTGTTTGACTCATTCATTCTCTCCAGGCTCCACTGTGCACAGGAGCACATTTAAGTCTGGTGAGGCTGGTCTGGCATTTCTCGATATGTGGCTTGTTCATTTCCTGCCAACTTTGAGTTCTGAGCTCATTGTTCCCCAGCACACAGGCATTTGATATGTCTTGGTCCAGATACCGGCTGCTGTCCCCGTGGTGGTGTGTCGTTACTGGGTTGGTGGGACATACCTACAAGATGGAGGAGGTGGCGAGTTCTTCTGGCAAAGCGTCATCAGGGCAGCCTGCAGGGTGAGGATGGCAGGGGAGATAACAGGGACATGCCCCATCCCAGAGGTAGGAACAGGGGGTCTTATAACCTTCTTGGACCCGGAGGAAATGGGCTCTTTCTGTTTTCCTCCTgagtcctcctcccctcctcctctatcCTAGACTCCATGGAGACTCTCTCTTTACATCCTTTGGGAACTCTGTGCCAGCTGGTGGCAGGGGAATGCCAGGGATGACTCACTCTTTGGCGCTTGGAGAGTTTGGAGAAGTTTGGCTGAGTGGGTCTCCAGGCTCTGCATGGGGAAGACCGCCATGCTCCTCGGTGAGAGGAGTGCCTTTGGCTCCCTTCTCCATTCATTTGTTGGGACTCAGTGTTTTCTAGTGTGCTTTATGATCTTCTACACAAACAGAAATCCTCCTGGTGGCTCTCCTAATCCTTCACAGTGTTCTTCTTGCCTGAAATGCCCAGCCTCTTCCTTGTCTGGAGAACTCTTCCTTTTTATTGCAGAACGAGCTCAAATATCACCTTCTGCTTGAAGCCTTCCTGCTCCTACCGCGAGCCAATCTTGCCCTCTGTGCATCTTGGAGATGCATATTGCATACAGAGAATGAACCCAACCCAGACAAGGACAGGTGATTGTGTCTGATGCTGCAGCAGGCGGGAGGCACCCTGAGGCCAGGGCCGGGCATGAATCAGCACTCAGGAAATTAAATCAGaacccttgggggggggggggccaggcATAGCTGATTGTTAAAAGCTCCACTTGGGATGTCCATCTGGGATTGTGAACTGCTCCTCAAAAGATGGGAATGGCTCTGAGCCTTGATAGATATAtggaattccaactgcccttttgttgtcccacctggctgcctgacctcacccttatttACTGGATAATcgtccctgaggcagaagagtgccagaaagctgatcaactgcccaagaaggagcattacagaaagctgaaatcctaaaaccgtaaaaggaaacataccagaacttttgactcagtaccccctcaggatCTCCCAAACGCTATAAAATTCAcctctagtctgtaaccagtgcccttctccccagagaagtgcccggcagggttccttttttcctttcaataaagcctgttactctggtcttatcgaactcccatggattccaacatttggtgccaaaacccgagacagggtactaactgccaggacgatccctctttgccatccaaacttacaaccagggaagcaatgggcagtggcagctcgtccctgattctgtttggatgtgtaattgtaggttgattggccggcagtctaaccttGTCCTAAACCCCTGCTGGATCAGAaaagtaaggagtttctcccttccctctcccagttGGCTTTAATTTGACCCATAAGTCCCTAATCCATCGTCGGACGGCTTTCTCCtgtcagcctcacattttgaggggtttgccatttttctgtcccagggacagcatattccaaaagtctaagtgcttagccaaatccctccacattctctttgagctccttcttaggTGGTGACGACCCCTAAACAGGACAACTCTacattcccaggagagctttctcctttgagattgtgattgAAGGTGGGGATgccctctctagatcactaatctccacattGGGCTCTTCGGAGTCAAAGCCGTCTGACCAAACCCCGTTGGGCTGTcttctactcattttcttttgccatgctgcctggccacaatataaactagacaatgactcccattggcctgaaaatgggacattcaattacaatattctaagagaccttgacaacttttgccaccggactgggaaagcttctgaaattccttacgtgcaagcttccttttacttttgctcctgtccttaatttctgtaccacttgttctacacacaggccatttttggccaaagaaacttcacctaaaacctccgctcccaATCTctccttctccgcagactcccaactctcttcccctcctgcctgacccccgcgGGCACCCCTCTCTCGAGACCCCTCTCTGGATCTCTTcaacttgagtctcttccctccaaaatgtcccctcccctctcttcgctgaatcctctttttttttttttttttttggtatttttctgaatttggaaatggggaggcagtcagacagactcccgcatgcacctgactgggatctacccagcatgctcaccagggggcgatgctctgcccatctggggcattgctctgttgcaaccagagccattctagcgcctgaggcagaggccacagagccatcctcagagcccgggccaactttgctccaatggagcactggctgcgggaggggaagagagagacagagaggaaggagagggggaggggtggagcagcagatgagcgcttctcctgtgtgccctggctgggaatcgaacctgggactcctgtacgccaggccgatgctctaccactgagccaactggccagggctgaatcctctttttcattcacctgcaaataccattctctctttctcctcccctgctggatAAAGAGACAGCTATGGCCTTCTCCccctcattctctcccctctcttcagagctctaaatctttttgactcctctaaccaCGTGGCGCCACCACTagcacctcaacctcctcctcctcctgcagattctgaccgtccttctttccatccagctgttcacactgtccatccatctgcgttctctcttcctcctctctatgctgacaactccctgccatcttgaaaagcttaaaaaagaagagttgtctattgagctatgtgagtgaataatctgttttgtctttttgtttgtcagaaaatacctctagtataattttaactgaaacaagtaaagcatgttcatttaaatttcttaatttataatttatatataaaatttttgtttaatgtgtaactgtgtctgtttctaaggccttaaaccaataattatctgcctcttaaatcaaggcttactcatccccatgaactctccctgcaataccccacccttcctgttcaaaaaccttcaggggcttatcatcTTGTACAATatttacacctaatcaatgaggcagtaattcccctccatcgagtagtccctaatctctacaagttactgtcacacgtTTTCTCAAagaccactcacttcagggtcctagacctcaagaatgccttctttaccattcctctacaccct from Saccopteryx leptura isolate mSacLep1 chromosome 2, mSacLep1_pri_phased_curated, whole genome shotgun sequence carries:
- the OR5C1 gene encoding olfactory receptor 5C1, encoding MTPENATWARVVPAEFILLGITDRRDLRLILFLILLPVYLVSLLGNGGMVLLIRVDARLHTPMYFFLASLSLLDTCYSSAIGPKMLVDLLLPRATISYAACALQMFVFAGLADAECCLLAAMAYDRYVAIGHPLQYATTMSQRLRLTLLGASGLGGALSAFVHTTFTFRLSFCHSREVNSFFCDIPPLLAISCDDTSLNELLLFAVCGFIQTATVLAIAVSYGFIAGAVVRMRSAEGRRRAASTCGSHLTVVAVLYGTLIFMYLRPSSSYALDTDKMASVFYTLVIPALNPLIYSLRNREVKEALGRTWSRFCCPGPGPQ